TAAAAGGATATTAGCGATCTTTTTAAGTTTAAAGGTGCCGTGGGTTTAGAGGAAGACTATCTCTTTGCCTGACCAATGGAACACAGGGTAGTGTTTTCGGGAAACCTGTTGAaatacagtcattatttttgcaagtccatttggtgccactagtgcgCAGAAATGACATACACCACCATTATAAACCGAACCACTATAATGTAATGTGTCAGACTAATAGCAGGATTTAAATGAGTGgtttacgcaacacaacaattatgtcatcatttaatcacactaatgttgttccaaacacttaCAGTAAATCTCATTTGTGCTTCAACGTATTCAAATTTGCTGTGTTGCGTTTAGTTGCAACGCACGTAACAGCCAATGGCATTTGGCCTCATTGACATATTCATGCACCTTATTTGAATATGCGCAAAGGCAAATGAGATTGAGAGCTATGCTGGAAGATTTCAGTATGGACTACTGTGGAGCCTGACAGATGCAAtccctattcactttcactgtaccGAAAAGAGTAGCATGAACTCTCTGTATAACAAAGTCACCAGGaacagcatgagtgtgagtaaatgatgacggaatttaaaatgttctttgttccaTTTTCCCCAAAGAcagagtgtacatttttaaaatcatactgtatatatgctaaaagtttattttgtcagCGTATAGGAGAACATTAGCAAATATATGGCTTGAATTAAAATAGACACGCACTAAaatccacaaaactccaattttcaAGCAACTGAAATCTCTTTAACTATACAAGTCTGAAAATGACTTTGGCACAAtgctaaatataaaatacattttctttagaagtTATATCAAATGCAATACTGGTAAAAGTACCTTGCATAATCTCGATGACGTCATGCACTTTATTCAGAGCCCAGAAAAGATCTCCACTCGTCTCCGGTCTAATCTCTTTGATGGCCAGCATGTTTTTGGGGCTTTTACTGAGGTGAGTCAACAGCTCGATGGTTTCCTAATAGTCAGAACAGAGCACTTAATACAGAATATTATGTACACTGACGAGGAATATTAGAGAAAGCAATTATAATGTGATTACAAGAACCTTAATTATAGTGTTCATGGACACCACAGCAGCTGGAGTTGTACTCTTGGAGATCTTCTCTTTAAGGAGGATGCGGGGCTTGATGTGACGGAAGATTGTAATGATGAGGATGTTGATGGGGAACATGAAAAGGCCGCTCTCGATCGCTACCATGAGCTCCTGCCAGGTCAGCTTGAAAGAGCCTGAAAAATCCAAGgaaataaaattgcattaaaaagCACTGATATGATTTggatcactttaaaataatgttaattatgACAAAAactttagtaattttttttttagtttttaataacacaatatttataaataatatatataaattattatttaattgtattaaaaacaagttaattatttataaatatatttatagttcaaatcaaataatattctaaatataataattaataaacgattataatgttttaatattataattagtaAACAATTATGTATATTTTTACTCTTAATTCTTATTTCATAATATTATATGGAAAACCActtacaaaatttttatttttaagatttaatttccatcaaattgaatagtGTAATCTGAAACCAAATTAAATGAAACAActttcaatattttattataatttatttaatttggttaaagattactcaattcaagtTGATGGAAATATGttataaaatttaaatgcatatatcttaaaaatatttttgggagtataaaatccactttgaaaatctgggattcaaaatagaatttaaacctggaaataaaatagaatgttttaagattttgaaaaagATTCAAATCATTGTTatgatacaaaataaatattttttttcaagatactgcacttaaattaattgttttcaattaatcattttcaatcacatttttaggctgataataaaaaaaattaaatgcagaatatagaaaCATCACTATTGGTTTCAGACTTTAGAACCCCACTGTGCATTATTATAAATTAcgccatgtattattattaaaaatatatattataaattatatgaaTTGTAATATGTAATTGTACATGTTCACATGTAATGCAAATACACTGATATAATAATATTTGATagatttaaatatacaaatatctcTCTAGTCTAAAACATGGCACAATATCATTGTGTTGAAATATCACATTTACGTATTAAATAATTCCAAAAGATGAAAGTCTGAATGTTATCAAAGGCTCCATTTTGAAAGTGGTCTGACCTATCTTCAGTATGACAGGAGACTCTACATCAGTGGGAAGGTTCCAGAACATGATATTAATGGCCATGGTGCAGAGCAGCAGAGACATACAGCAGGACACTCTCTGAACGCGCGTGAACGGACTGCGCCGAGGGGGGTCGACTATCGACACCCAGATGTGCTCGTCCCGGAAGCCAGAGGATGTTCGGGTCTGGAAGATATTGCTGGAATGGGGGTTTTCAAGATGAAAGTACATGCATCAATaatccattatttttatttttatgtaagtttaaaagggacagttcaccttaGATGGAAAATTctgcaatcatttactcaccctgttgtTGCTCCAAAATTAGTTagcgggtgaactatccctttaaggtcaaGTACCTACCCAAAGCTTGCAATTTCATTGTTCATGGCAGAGTTGAAGGTCCTCTTGCACATGTCTCCTCTCAGCCAGGTGCGGCACAGGAAGTGTGTGACCTCCTGAGTTTGTAAATTCTGCATTGTGACTCTGTCCAGATACCTGAAGAAACACTTTGTGATGTGAGACATATGCAACATAATTCATTTAAAAGCTCACTAAaatgcaacccccccccccacccccccacccgtTATTTCATCACAGATTATTGAAGGACACGTTTTGAGGGTGAAATTAGTGTTTGAGACATTCTTTGATGAATTGAACAGGTTCAATATTGCTTTGCAaattgcaacacacacacacacacacacacacacacacacacacacacacacacagaggtgttTTAAATGTGATCAAATACAAAAGGACATGAAGTGACACATAAGTGACACGTCATATCAGCTCATTGTCAAGTACACTGTGTTCCTAGCTTACTATGCAAAAATAAGAAAACTCATGCAAAAGAAAGAACATACAAACACCTACCAATCAGGGTTCCCACCAGAGTTGTCATGTGATATATCAATGCTCTGCAGCTCTCCGAGAGAGAAGGGAATGCTCAGCAGGAACACATCCACCCCTCCTCTTTCAAACATTGGTTTCTCAGGGTCAGACAGATTGTATGTTTCACTCGGCCCTTCTGCGAACTGGAGTGTCAACATAacctgacaaaaaacaaaagaaaaaaaagaagggtTTTAATAACGCACCTTCATTATACAGATAATATATATAGAtgacaatactgtatataaacacctTTGCAGTGGTTCCTGCCTTTCTCCTGTGGCCTGTCTGCACGTTTATAAGGTAGTTGTATTGTGCACATGGATGGTTGTCTTCCAAAAGAGTCATCTTCCGCTTTGGGCACAGATATTTGTCAACATTTTAGTATGCCGGGTTGATAAAAAGGAAGATTTGTAACTTACATTtactgatacatttttaaattaaaagctgtataagttaacattacttaatggaAAATGAACTAaagtgaacaaacaatgaacaatagtattttattaaatgaacattaaccaagattaattaaGAGACAATATTATGGTGTTTGTGGGTGTTTGTCAAGGTGTTGCtacttgttgctagggtgttgtgggtgtttTACAAAAGGTGTCGCTTACTTGTCACTAGGGTTCTGTGGGTGTTTGTCAAGGTGTTGCTtacttgttgctagggtgttgtgggtgtttTACAAAAGGTGTCGCTTACTTGTCACTAGGGTTCTGTGGGTGTTTGTCAAGGTGTTGCTtacttgttgctagggtgttgtgggtgtttTACAAAAGGTGTCGCTTACTTGTCACTAGGGTTCTGTGGGTGTTTGTCAAGGTGTTGCTtacttgttgctagggtgttgtgggtgtttGTCAAGGTGTTGCTtacttgttgctagggtgttgtgggtgtttTACAAAAGGTGTCGCTTACTTGTCACTAGGGTTCTGTGGGTGTTTGTCAAGGTGTTGCTtacttgttgctagggtgttgtgggtgtttTACAAAAGGTGTTGCTTACTTGTCGCTAGGGTGTTTGTGGGTGTTTGTCAAGGTGTTGCTTACTTGTCGCTAGGGTGTTTGTGGGTGTTTGTCAAGGTGTTGCTtacttgttgctagggtgtttgtgGGTGTTTGTCAAGGCATTGTTTACTTGTTGCTAGGGTGTGTTACAAAAGGTGTTGCTTACTTGTCACTAGGGTGCTGTGGGTGTTTTACAAAAGGTGTTGCTTGTTGCTAGGGTGCTGTGGGTGTTTGTCAAGGTGTTGCTTACTTGTCGCTAGGGTGTTTGTGGGTGTTTGTCAAGGTGTTGCTTACTTGTCGCTAGGGTGTTTGTGGGTGTTTGTCAAGGCATTGCattgttgctagggtgtgttACAAAAGGTGTTGCTTACTTGTCACTAGGGTGTTTGTGAAACTTTGTCACCCCAAGGTGTTGCtacttgttgctagggtgttgtgggggTTTGTCAAGGCGTTGCTtacttgttgctagggtgttgtgtgtgttttactaAAGGTGTTGCTTACTTGTTGCTAGGGTGCTGTGGGTGTTTGTCAAAGTGTTGCTTACTTGTCGCTAGGCTGTTGTGGGTGTGTATCAAGGTGTtgcttgttgctagggtgttttgggtgttttacAAAAGGTGGTGCTTAATTGTCGCTTGGGTGTTTGTCAGGGTGTTGCTtacttgttgctagggtgttgtgggtgtttTACAAAAGGTGTTGCTTGTCGCTAGGGGGTTTGTGGGTGTTTGTCAAGGTGTTTCTTACTTGTCTCTAGGCTGTTGTGGGTGTGTGTCAAGGTGTTGCTTACTTGtcactagggtgttgtgggtgtgtTACAAAAGGTGTTGCTTACTTGtcactagggtgttgtgggtgtttTACAAAAGGTGTTGCTTACTTGTTGCTAGGGTGCTGTGGGTGTTTGTGAAAGTGTTGCTTAATTGTCGCTAGGCTGTTGTGGGTGTGTGTCAAGGTGTTGCTtacttgttgctagggtgttttgggtgttttacAAAAGGTGGTGCTTAATTGTCACTAgggtgtttgtgggtgtgtgtcaAGGTGTTGTTTACTTGTCGCTAGGGTGTTTGTCAAGGCATTGCTtacttgttgctagggtgttgttggtGTGTGTCAAGGTGTTGTTTACTTGTCGCTAGGGTGTTTGTCAAGGTATTGTTtacttgttgctagggtgttgtgggtgtgtTACAAAAGGTGGTGCTTACTTGTCACTAGGGTGTTTGTGGGTGTTTGTCAAGATGTTTCTTACTTTTcactaggctgtttttggtgtGTGTCAAGGTTTTGCTTACTTGTTGCTAGGGCTTTGTGGGTGTTTCACAAAAGGTGTTGCTtacttgttgctagggtgtttgtgGGGTATCAATCATGTCCGTAATAAAAACATGCAGGAGTTTAGTATTGGGGATTGTTAAATTCCCTAACCCAAAGTATGAGTAATATAGCAAACACCACttacaatttaaacaatgtaGAGGAAATATGGCAGTCCATGAGTAAGAGGTGTCATTTGGCATGGTTGGGGGTAGTTAATACATTGTTGATTATGTTTCATATTATTTTGATAGTTTGGATGCAATATGAGTGGCATGTATGCATGGTTGATATGGTGAGTAAGCATGTTCACTTAGTGAGAGTACCTAAATAATAGAGTGTACCGTACCGTTCGGAGAGCTCTGCGGTCGGCATACCAGGCCCACATTAAAACCATAAGGAAGAGAGCAAAGAAGCAGCTGAGCAAAACCACCACAATGTAGTTCTCATTGACTGTGGCAAAGAGAGCTGCGGTCTGGGACAAATCAACCTGGTTTGGCATCACAAAGAAGGAGCTCCCAAAAAATGTTGTGTGGTTGCACAAACAGTGAGTTAATTTTGGTGTTGAAAGGGAGCCAACCTGTTAGACAGATATTAGACAGTGATTCACAAACATTATAAAGACACTGTACATTTCATATACTTTGCTACCCAAGCATTTGTCTTACCTTGCAGCCCTCTCTACTCCAATCTCCAAGATCTGTGTCCCAAAACACACACTTGGTAACAAAAACAGAGACTTTCATGGCCAGTGTGTCACTTTCCGTGTAATTAATTGGTTCAATTGCCACCTTCCACATCCCATAACCATCCTTCCTCATCTCTGGGGTGATCAGCCAACGGTAACCATCTGCAAATAATGCATAAAGACAATTGAATCTCGTGAaaacaccccaaaataaaaatacaataaacttAGTGTGTATATTTTGAATCCAGAAAATTAcgcttatttttaataattattttaatgtttgcattgtgacaattTAGAACATATGGCCCCCAATTACTCATTACCGAATTGCTAAATTGTGTCATGTTAATGTTTGAGTTTATGTAATTCACATTATTTGCTATTAGATTTTCATTATTATACtagagtttttattttaaaaaattctaataaatgttttaatattttttatttgtgaatatatatatatatatatatcatttttattgtaaagttttttaaattcattataatttaaataatgcatcattattttttatttttaaaaatatgttttataataatgtgactatattttgtataaattattaaaatgattttatttgtattgtttttaagccttttttatttcatattattacttttttatgttacatttttattaactacACATTACCGTAATaaatgtatagtaaaatatattatttatttgatacataataatatatttatattaataattatataattaattagttttatgtgtatgtttacacacacacacacacacacacacacacacacacacacacatgtagtgtttccatgtgttatggggactttccatagacataatggtttttatactgtacaaactttatattctatcccctaaacctaaccctacccctaaacctaaccctcacagaaaactttctgcatttttatattttcaaaaaacataatttagtttgatttataagctgttttcctcagggggaccgacaaaatgtccccacaaggtcaaaaatttcgggttttactatccttatggggacatttggtctaaataaatacacgctcacccactcacacacacacacttacacacacacacacacacacacacactcacacttacacacacacacacacacacacacacacacacacacacacacacacacacacacacatatatttatatttaaactaccggtcaaaagttttgaaacacgactgaaatgtttctcatgatctttaaaatcgtttgatctgaaggcgtatgtttaaatgtttgaaattagttttgtagacaaaaatataattgtgccaccatattaatttatgtcattataaaagtgtttttgaaattgatgacttggaccaaataattaagaaaagccgtcaataagtgcccaacatagatgggaactccaaacctaaaatataacacagttttgatttattttggattttgttcagtcaaaacataattcccatatttccatttatgttattccatagttgtgatgaatttactattattataaaatctgaaattttatatataatataaagaatatatataataaagaatgagtgtttcaaaacgtttgacctgtagtgtgtgtgtatatatatatatacattatttataaatataaagtttttataaattttttatatattttatatattatcatataaaaatgtcataaatttttatgtatttcaattcattacaatttaaaaaaatacatcattactatttttttatttcattattatttttaaaaaatatttatataaagttTTTACCAATTACACGTTACCGTAATCTGTAATATAGTAACATTTGAGTTTTTTGTAATTCCAAATATGTGCAATGTTGATCCATAttcgattctcattactgtacttcagcatttgtataaaatattatttattttatatattataatatatttatatgacTAATTCTGtaattaattagttttttgtgtatgtatatttatatataatttcgatttatttttatatgttttatatattatcaCTGTATAttagttaattattttaataattgtataaattatattaaattcattacaaatgttaaaatacctTAGGATTTTTTGCTTTTGACTAATACAATTTTCAATCAGAGAcggaagtcatttttatttttattatttagtttttgcctttgataatatgatttttaaaaatattaataacaattttataatacgatttttaataataagaataaggTTGTTCTGCATTACGGTAACAACATGGGGGGGTGCTTGATTGTCATACCATCAATCGTACTGGTCCTacaataggcttaattttctttaagcatTTCAACTTTAAGCAGTTTCTTACTTCTTTAATTTCTGCATGTTTTGAGAGATTCACCCAGAAAGGCATCAAACTTAAAGTTTACAGATGCAGTAAAAGAAAGCTTATGATTTACTCTTGATCTTTTACTAATGGTAAacatattcctttaatgacaTGGGAAACATTATATGCTTTATCTTTCAGACGTTACCTTTTAAGGTTACAATAGCACTTATGTTGCTGGAGTTTCGGTCTAGGGGTGGGAACAGGTTCACCTTGAGAGTTGCGTTTTTAATCGGTATTGCTGTGACAATCacagtcacatttgtgtctgTGATGTTGAACGATGTGGTGACAGCATACATTTTCTTCCAGGTTATATCCACGACTTTGGGCACCACAGCATCAGGACGAGGCAGAAATATCTGCACATAAAGATGTCATTCAATCCGGTACATATTATAACATGCAATTCAAAGGGTTCTGTGATCAAATTCAAGTTTTCACATACTTTAATATGTAATAAAATGGATTCAGTTGCATGTTTTCACCTCAATGTCCTGTGTAAGATTGCTGAGTTTAACTGCAGAGTCTGGACTCGACAGAGAAAAGCTGCAGGTCGTTCCCGTGATGCTTTCGTTCGACATGTCCATCATTGGATTCTCATTAAACTCGAAGAGCTGCAATAACAACGTTTTATCATCTTGACATCTTGAGGTCATTGTAATATTTGGAAACAATGAAACAGGTATATAGAAAGATACTTCAAAGTCATCTTAACATTTTGCAACCCATTTGACCCCCATAAAGTGGTGCATTTTCAATGAAAAGGAACATTTAACAAGATGGGATACATTGGGGAATGAAATTGGAATGTTGTCTCTCTGGGACAATTGGAAGGGAGGGGTTTGTCTACTTGAATGGAAGAATATATAGACAAGCATGGAATTGTGTAGTAAGAAAGTAAAAATGGGTCAAAATGAATTTCACGTTGACTTGAAGTGATCTTATAACTTCTAAAACGATTAAACCAGGGATTTGAAACATCATTGAATAGCGTACCTGAACACTGACATTCCCAGCAGGCAGTAAATTATTCAACGCAGTAAGAGGCAACTTGCATGATGTCCCACGCTTTGAGCTAACTGCCTTTCCGCCCAGGTTTTTGGAGTCATAGCTAAGATGACACGGAGAACAAGCTTTATGAATGCTGAGGGCATTGCATCAAAGACAAATGATTACACATACTAACTTTACCCGATAATCATTCATTTAATGACCTGTTGACAACAATGGTGCCTGTTGGAAGATCCTTGGCAACGTTCCCTGCATTGAACAGAACCTTGGTGTATATGCGACCGGCAAGAGTAATGAGTTTCTCGAGCTGTTTGATGGATAAAAGAAATGTCCACCAATGAAAAGCTATAACAATAAAAACCATTCATCTGTTTTGAGAGGGACAATAAGCCTCCCAATCGTTTGACCTATTAATATTTAAACTTCACTTACATCATTCATGTCATTAGAGGCACATTCTTGCGAGTATAGAAGCATGGCTGAAGTGCTGTTGATAATTTCATCAATCTGGTTTTGAGTAGGGGTGACCTTTGTTACGTGATCTAATATACTTTGCAGGTATCTCCTCTGTCagataaaaaagtaaaagaaaaggaGTTACAATATGGCAGAGAGTGCAGAACAATGTGTTATGCTCACAGTAGTACAAGAGTCTGAAGCAATGAGAATGTTGTCAGTGCAATTTGTTGaaatattatattcataatgtatacGTCACCCTGTTATCCCCTGACATGATGTCTGTCGTTGTCTCCAAATCCTTCAGTATATTTTTGGTGTTCTGCAAAAATCACAAGAATTGAAATCTAATTAAGACATTAAAAACACATCCAGTCCTactgtgggcggctgtggctcaggtggtagagcggcaCGGCTGCTAGTCACTatttcctggcccacatgactccacatgccgaaatgtccctgggtaagacactgaaccccaagttgtcccaatggcaggctagcaccttacatggcagctctgccaccattagtgtatgagtgtgagtgtgaatggatgattgggacacagtgtaaagcgctttggtaacctctaatgttTAGAGGTTCAGACCATTTAATACTGTAGTTTTAAAGAtggtataataaaaaataaaaaataaacatatttttatgtatatatatatatatatatatatacacacagttgaaGATTCACTTACTGTCCTCTagtgtaaacaggtggtactacaagcttgcatttctcaggactcttacttattatggtctgggggcatGTGATTacttgcgtacattttttaaatgcaagattgtagtaccacctgtttacactagagggcagtaagtgaaacttaaaCTGTGTgtcaacacacagtttatacagtgaagaaaacacttcagtaggcagaacaacacaaacatgcgttacgttcttgcattcaaaacacttgatggagcgcaaatccgaactaagggatctcaatatatgttctaagtattaaactatatttaagttTAATACTTATAAGTTGACACAGTGAactgaacattttatgtttatgatgcaacgcacccgagacgctacacaagcatgtctgacggaggtgttcattgacggttccttaaacaagccctcataataaatctccaactgattgacaaattcacttgtgtaatggattgctgtgaactgtgtgacaatgattgacttatgatcaataatatggtagtaaacaatacattgtattctaaagctgctttttgtcttatcaatgatgaactcttctgctacaggaatgtaatgcattttaattatctgaatatttttgttatatatatatataaatggttgGGATCTGCTGCGCTATACTTTTAGttacttaaaatgtaaaagtgatgTAAGtgattttccatgaaaaaaaactaatgaaataTAAGTGTTGTAAGTTATCTCAACTGTCTCTGAGACGGATCTAGACTAAACAGCAAACAATGTCAATCATAttgcacgttctcatagtgttgtagtttcAGCTAAATATTGAGGTTTACcgccatttttaagccatgttgttcatatcaattgtcagttgagggcgctattttgctactgttgctTTTGAACAACCATTTCTGCATGATTTGCTCATTTGGTCCCTTTAGAGTGCAGCGGGGTTTTGGAAGGAGGGGGTGTGGCTAAATCAACGactcagtcttgtggaagtagaaTGGTTCAAATCTTGAGTCTCATGTTCTCTAGTGGGATGATGGTCGTAAGATCTGAGTTGGAAGTGTCATTCTGGAACAGGCGGTCAGTCACTGAGATCTCATATCTCCATTGTGCAAGGCACAACCTACATAGGGCATGTTTATGTAGTCAGTGTACTGTACATTGCTTTAGATTAAAAGTCTACCAACTATGATGTAGGCCTACCTTCAGTTAAAGGATTTTTGTTTACCTAATTTAAGCCGTATGTCGACAGAGTTTGACAAAAATGTGGGTTTTTATTTGCAGATATTTTTCACTCAATGCCAAAAGAGAAACAAAAGCTGCTTTATCAATTAACAATATGTAACATTACACTTATCATTCAaagacaacatgatcacacaggaagtcgacatgttgctactgaatgttccAGGACCCTAatatcgaccccattctgccgaaTGACTGACA
The sequence above is a segment of the Xyrauchen texanus isolate HMW12.3.18 chromosome 2, RBS_HiC_50CHRs, whole genome shotgun sequence genome. Coding sequences within it:
- the pkd1l3 gene encoding polycystic kidney disease protein 1-like 2 is translated as MAVSKQVLVFCWISLVLMPLVTCEVGKEENGQQQNGYVREVQEDVNRGMECKINEEFLSWAQANTSCENRGGHLLRDKKEIMECLQSLSTGSGPLWVGQGWMNNNSMSDSEWTKHASDTPVKSNGYEGSNPDHLDCTYMVTNPFQLVATPCSMSLRSICILDMNTHVNPNEAKKRSRRSIVDTLNTLSTVVDTVMLLENTKNILKDLETTTDIMSGDNRRRYLQSILDHVTKVTPTQNQIDEIINSTSAMLLYSQECASNDMNDLEKLITLAGRIYTKVLFNAGNVAKDLPTGTIVVNSYDSKNLGGKAVSSKRGTSCKLPLTALNNLLPAGNVSVQLFEFNENPMMDMSNESITGTTCSFSLSSPDSAVKLSNLTQDIEIFLPRPDAVVPKVVDITWKKMYAVTTSFNITDTNVTVIVTAIPIKNATLKVNLFPPLDRNSSNISAIVTLKDGYRWLITPEMRKDGYGMWKVAIEPINYTESDTLAMKVSVFVTKCVFWDTDLGDWSREGCKVGSLSTPKLTHCLCNHTTFFGSSFFVMPNQVDLSQTAALFATVNENYIVVVLLSCFFALFLMVLMWAWYADRRALRTRKMTLLEDNHPCAQYNYLINVQTGHRRKAGTTAKVMLTLQFAEGPSETYNLSDPEKPMFERGGVDVFLLSIPFSLGELQSIDISHDNSGGNPDWYLDRVTMQNLQTQEVTHFLCRTWLRGDMCKRTFNSAMNNEIASFGNIFQTRTSSGFRDEHIWVSIVDPPRRSPFTRVQRVSCCMSLLLCTMAINIMFWNLPTDVESPVILKIGSFKLTWQELMVAIESGLFMFPINILIITIFRHIKPRILLKEKISKSTTPAAVVSMNTIIKETIELLTHLSKSPKNMLAIKEIRPETSGDLFWALNKVHDVIEIMQVETVGDSHWSYCSRFVFNSLSHLARLLEHVGEKGFFLNEELRQARGTVAILLKKAEIASLRHTPESTPVVQVQKKKQGWWLPWWFLFVGWFLLFAMSGLSTFFTLLYGFQYGRDSSIQWVITLTLSLVQSIFILQPLKVILVAIFFAMILRPVAVEDNEEVELLLQEQKEKCEEYCGRATS